One segment of Acidovorax sp. DW039 DNA contains the following:
- a CDS encoding cystathionine gamma-synthase family protein, protein MTTPPNLHFTTQIVHADRWGGAEKGAIHQPIHSSVQYGYDKVEDLIAVFQGTAKGGFNYARQGTPTTAALESKITQMEGGVGTIAFSTGMAALCAVFLTLLKAGDHMVASKFVFGNTNSVFGTLADLGIEVTTVDATDLAQVQAAVRPNTRMVFVETIANPGTQIPDLEGIGALCRDKGLLYVVDNTVASPYAFRPATVGAGLVMNSLTKSIGGHGDALGGAITDTGLFDWSGYPNIFPAYRKGDPKGWGLQQVRKKGLRDMGGTLSSHSAHQLAVGAETLALRMERTSATALALAQWLQQHPAVAQVNYPLLPSHPQYERARKHLRVGSWLLSFELKDPAQCLPLCNRLRLPINATGLADTRTLIIPVAHTIFWEAGPEVRAQMGIGDGMIRLSVGLEDLQDLQADFAQALQG, encoded by the coding sequence ATGACCACACCGCCAAACCTCCACTTCACCACCCAGATCGTTCACGCAGACCGCTGGGGCGGTGCAGAAAAGGGTGCTATCCACCAGCCCATCCACTCCTCCGTGCAGTACGGGTACGACAAGGTGGAGGACCTGATTGCCGTATTCCAGGGCACCGCCAAGGGCGGCTTCAACTACGCCCGCCAGGGCACCCCCACCACCGCGGCGCTGGAGTCCAAGATCACCCAGATGGAAGGCGGCGTGGGCACCATCGCTTTCTCCACCGGCATGGCTGCGTTGTGCGCCGTGTTCCTCACCCTGCTCAAGGCGGGTGATCACATGGTGGCCAGCAAGTTTGTGTTCGGCAACACCAACAGCGTGTTTGGCACCCTGGCCGACCTGGGCATTGAAGTGACCACCGTGGACGCGACAGACCTTGCCCAGGTGCAGGCGGCCGTGCGCCCCAACACACGCATGGTGTTTGTTGAAACCATTGCCAACCCCGGCACCCAGATTCCGGACCTGGAAGGCATTGGTGCGCTGTGCCGCGACAAGGGCTTGCTCTACGTGGTGGACAACACCGTGGCCTCGCCCTACGCCTTCCGCCCCGCCACCGTGGGAGCAGGACTGGTGATGAACTCGCTTACCAAAAGCATTGGCGGGCATGGCGATGCGCTGGGCGGTGCCATTACCGATACCGGCTTGTTCGACTGGTCTGGCTACCCCAACATCTTCCCGGCCTACCGCAAGGGCGACCCCAAGGGCTGGGGTCTGCAGCAGGTGCGCAAGAAGGGCCTGCGTGACATGGGCGGCACGCTCTCGTCCCACAGTGCCCATCAACTCGCCGTGGGGGCCGAGACCCTGGCCCTGCGCATGGAACGCACCAGCGCCACCGCCCTGGCCCTGGCCCAGTGGCTGCAGCAGCACCCCGCCGTGGCGCAGGTCAACTACCCGCTGCTGCCAAGCCACCCGCAGTACGAGCGCGCCCGCAAGCACTTGCGCGTGGGGTCATGGCTGCTGTCGTTTGAGCTGAAAGACCCCGCCCAGTGCCTGCCCCTGTGCAACCGCCTGCGCCTGCCCATAAACGCCACCGGCCTGGCGGACACGCGCACGCTCATCATCCCGGTCGCCCACACCATTTTTTGGGAGGCAGGGCCTGAAGTGCGGGCGCAAATGGGTATTGGCGACGGCATGATCCGCCTCTCCGTCGGGCTGGAAGACCTGCAAGACCTGCAGGCCGACTTTGCCCAGGCTCTGCAGGGCTGA
- a CDS encoding protein kinase, which yields MAAPSSLPSHIGKYVVEAELGRGASGVVYRGVDAFKGRKVAIKQLHAHLLRQPDEAERYRKLMRNEVMLTARLRHPNIVRLLDADGQADLPYLVLEYVEGRPLSAYTAPDTLLPVAQVLDIAYKCCNALDHAQREGLVHRDIKPANVLLSAEGEIKLTDFGAALAVRSDATQLAGLVGSPSYMSPEQVQEQELTHHSDMFSLAVVVYELLTGRRPFDGETDFSTLYRIGNDAPTPPRLLRSELPEHLDAVLLCALAKRPQDRFDTWADFADALLTAQHALPAPRAQDSEAQRFALLRALPFFTDFHDVALWELMRLGRWRWAPKGKVILFEGQPGDSFYVLVQGRVAVTREGWHLSTLGPGVTLGEMTYLQPEQNIRSATATAETDVLVLKVRNPSLREASADLQSRFDKAFIKVLVSRLAATSKQLGSWELSSPEE from the coding sequence ATGGCCGCACCGTCCTCCCTGCCCAGCCATATCGGCAAATATGTGGTGGAGGCCGAGCTGGGCCGTGGTGCCAGCGGTGTGGTCTACCGCGGGGTAGACGCGTTCAAGGGCCGCAAGGTAGCCATCAAGCAGCTGCACGCCCACCTGCTGCGTCAGCCCGACGAAGCAGAGCGCTACCGCAAGCTCATGCGCAACGAGGTGATGCTCACAGCCCGTTTGCGCCACCCCAACATCGTGCGCCTGCTCGATGCCGACGGGCAGGCAGACCTGCCTTACCTGGTGCTGGAGTATGTGGAGGGGCGGCCTCTGTCTGCCTACACCGCACCCGACACCCTGTTGCCCGTGGCGCAGGTGCTGGACATTGCCTACAAATGCTGCAACGCCCTGGACCACGCCCAACGCGAAGGCCTGGTGCACCGGGACATCAAGCCCGCGAACGTGCTGCTTTCGGCAGAGGGCGAGATCAAGCTCACCGACTTTGGCGCAGCGCTGGCGGTGCGGTCTGACGCCACCCAACTGGCCGGGCTGGTGGGCTCGCCCTCGTACATGTCGCCCGAACAGGTGCAGGAGCAAGAGCTGACCCACCACAGCGACATGTTTTCGCTGGCCGTGGTGGTGTATGAACTGCTCACCGGCCGACGCCCCTTTGATGGGGAAACCGATTTTTCCACCCTGTACCGCATTGGCAACGATGCGCCCACCCCGCCCAGGCTGCTGCGCAGCGAGTTGCCCGAACACCTGGACGCCGTGTTGCTGTGCGCCCTGGCCAAGCGCCCGCAAGACCGGTTCGACACCTGGGCCGACTTTGCCGACGCCTTGCTCACTGCTCAGCACGCGCTGCCCGCACCCCGGGCGCAAGACTCCGAAGCCCAGCGCTTTGCCCTGCTGCGCGCGCTGCCGTTCTTTACCGACTTTCACGATGTCGCCCTGTGGGAGCTGATGCGCCTGGGCCGCTGGCGCTGGGCCCCCAAGGGCAAAGTCATTTTGTTTGAAGGCCAGCCCGGCGATTCCTTCTACGTGCTGGTGCAGGGCCGCGTGGCCGTGACGCGCGAGGGCTGGCACCTCAGCACCCTGGGGCCCGGCGTCACCCTGGGTGAGATGACCTACCTGCAGCCCGAGCAGAACATCCGCAGCGCAACTGCCACTGCAGAGACCGACGTGCTGGTGCTCAAGGTGCGCAACCCCTCCCTGCGCGAGGCGTCTGCTGATCTGCAGTCGCGCTTCGACAAGGCCTTTATCAAGGTGCTGGTGTCGCGGCTGGCTGCCACCAGCAAGCAGTTGGGGTCTTGGGAGTTGAGTTCGCCGGAAGAGTGA
- a CDS encoding YrhB domain-containing protein encodes MTITRDAATALAREQIEKLQRDAGCALSIRPELTTETPNGWVFFYNSEEFISTRVPSAALAGNGPIFVNPEGEVHLLVAHLSWEEQVVNL; translated from the coding sequence ATGACTATCACCCGTGATGCAGCAACAGCGTTGGCGCGCGAACAGATTGAAAAACTGCAGCGGGATGCAGGCTGTGCTCTATCCATACGGCCGGAACTCACTACGGAAACTCCAAATGGATGGGTGTTCTTCTACAACTCGGAAGAGTTCATTTCTACGCGTGTACCGTCTGCAGCACTCGCGGGCAACGGTCCAATCTTCGTCAATCCTGAAGGCGAAGTTCACCTGCTTGTTGCGCACTTGAGTTGGGAAGAGCAGGTCGTAAACCTTTAG
- a CDS encoding superoxide dismutase, producing MPYTLPALPYAYDALEPHIDARTMEIHHTRHHQTYINNLNAALEGSPHAELPIDELVARLPLLPENLQAAVRNNGGGHANHSLFWAVMSPQGGGQPQGELAQAIDAELGGLEAFKKAFTQAALTRFGSGWAWLSVTPQGKLAVESTGNQDSPLMAGIGSGNTPILGLDVWEHAYYLHYQNRRPDYIAAFYNVIHWPEVARRYAVALAQARALG from the coding sequence TTGCCATACACCTTGCCTGCCTTGCCCTATGCCTACGATGCGCTGGAGCCGCACATTGATGCGCGCACCATGGAGATTCACCACACGCGCCATCACCAGACCTACATCAACAACCTGAATGCGGCGCTGGAAGGATCGCCCCATGCCGAGTTGCCCATTGACGAGCTGGTGGCGCGGCTGCCTTTGCTGCCCGAAAACCTGCAGGCCGCAGTACGCAACAACGGGGGAGGGCATGCCAACCACTCGCTGTTCTGGGCGGTGATGTCGCCGCAGGGCGGCGGGCAGCCGCAAGGCGAGCTGGCGCAGGCGATCGATGCCGAGCTGGGTGGGCTGGAGGCCTTCAAAAAGGCATTCACCCAAGCGGCCCTGACCCGCTTTGGCAGCGGGTGGGCGTGGCTGAGTGTGACGCCGCAAGGCAAGCTGGCTGTGGAGAGCACGGGCAACCAGGACAGCCCCTTGATGGCTGGCATTGGCTCGGGCAACACCCCCATCCTGGGGCTGGATGTATGGGAGCACGCTTACTACCTGCACTACCAGAACCGGCGGCCGGACTACATCGCAGCGTTCTACAACGTGATTCACTGGCCCGAGGTGGCCCGCCGTTATGCGGTGGCCTTGGCGCAGGCACGGGCGCTGGGCTGA
- a CDS encoding ZIP family metal transporter: MGFGIVLLGALVLVAHGWHRVETHPQVRDALLGGLVAALATALGAVPVWFSQQLSARVQDTLFGFGAGVMLAACSFSLILPGLEAARAGGAGGWAAGGILGASILLGAAALLALERWLPHEHFIKGVEGPASRTLRRTWLFVFAIALHNLPEGLAIGVAYAGGDAMRASALATGIAIQDVPEGLVVAVALLAAGYRRSVAVGLGMASGLVEPLGAVLGAVVISHAVSLLPWGLGFAAGAMLFVISHEIIPESHRKGHEAWATGGLMWGFVLMMLLDTALG, encoded by the coding sequence ATGGGGTTTGGCATTGTGTTGCTGGGGGCGCTGGTGCTGGTGGCCCACGGTTGGCACCGGGTGGAGACCCATCCGCAGGTGCGGGATGCCCTTTTGGGCGGGCTGGTGGCAGCGCTGGCCACGGCCCTGGGGGCGGTGCCGGTATGGTTCTCGCAGCAGCTTTCCGCCCGCGTGCAGGACACGCTGTTTGGCTTTGGCGCGGGGGTGATGCTGGCTGCGTGTTCCTTCTCCCTCATCCTTCCTGGCCTGGAGGCCGCCCGTGCGGGCGGGGCGGGTGGATGGGCCGCGGGCGGCATTCTGGGGGCGTCCATTCTCCTGGGCGCTGCTGCCTTGCTGGCTTTGGAGCGCTGGCTGCCCCACGAGCATTTCATCAAAGGGGTGGAGGGGCCGGCCTCGCGCACCCTGCGGCGCACCTGGCTGTTTGTGTTTGCCATAGCTTTGCACAATCTGCCCGAAGGTTTGGCCATTGGTGTGGCCTATGCGGGCGGCGATGCCATGCGCGCCAGTGCGCTGGCCACTGGCATTGCCATACAGGATGTGCCCGAGGGGCTGGTGGTGGCTGTGGCGCTGCTGGCTGCGGGCTACCGCCGCTCGGTGGCCGTAGGGCTGGGCATGGCATCAGGCCTGGTGGAGCCCTTGGGGGCGGTGCTGGGCGCAGTGGTCATCAGCCACGCCGTCAGCCTGTTGCCCTGGGGGCTGGGCTTTGCGGCGGGGGCCATGCTGTTTGTCATCAGCCACGAGATCATTCCCGAATCCCACCGCAAGGGCCACGAGGCCTGGGCCACGGGCGGGCTGATGTGGGGCTTTGTGCTGATGATGCTGCTGGATACGGCGCTGGGTTGA